A genomic segment from Ignavibacteriales bacterium encodes:
- a CDS encoding discoidin domain-containing protein, which yields MKLRGFFKSYQINRLSFAVVLFLLLSHPLYATNWYVNKNVSGSNNGTSWTNAWQSFSVINWSSIQPGDYIYISGGTDSLVYNGPLSPNCSGNSVNWITIIAGKYAPSPSGHSGRVIIDGNNHNQSAITFGDGSGSNPSYITIKGIETRNVESGVYANFDNFHRGIKIDSCMIYGFNGAGIQFETGEVGYQNADSVFIENCRIVSPDYIGGESDGIQIKGASRVFINNNYIRIPNQDPVQHVDAIQAYLGNGFVITNNILINDSVYSPEGGGIPIILGSEGSNPVIIYNNFCYMGGVWYSGGNWAGTLMTRWYDHNPMPPTWILNNTVVSNGPRVRGIWLEYSTPTTTTVINNIIAQYSTTTSGVLDNFDNSTGSNLRVDSIRNNLFYHSWEGDVGFGGNVTGNGNTGQPTGWSDWVNNYGGTGVKGNPLLVSNIGHEPDQGLLNGELQSGSPAINQGEDIEWLLNRLNTTYVLNGRLQWNDINGNPRDNTPTIGAYEYDAGPDLTPPRVTGATLPDSITLVVNFSESLDQATAENENNYSITNNINVLSASVSGSKVTLQTSPHSPGLYVVTVVNVEDVAGNSVDPVHNTTQYEHIVLPPDTLMRFPIVDVEGIIIEPNHTPEKTIDGLGALSGDPDSRWAAEPMPEELTFDLGAIRTVCKTKLSFYNWNAGRVYDYSISISSDNNNWITIVSQATSVSNEEWTVEEFSPVDARYVRVHFINNNQSTWAGLWEAEIWGVDGPTVVDPSNNNLPKGFALKQNYPNPFNPSTTIHYSIPSSSFVTLAIYDVLGNEVAILVSEEKSKGSYEVNFSTTGGSSFGGEVYSLTSGIYFYRLQAGSFVDTKKMILLK from the coding sequence ATGAAATTACGAGGATTTTTCAAAAGCTATCAAATAAATAGATTATCATTTGCGGTAGTTTTATTTCTATTATTATCACATCCATTATATGCAACAAATTGGTATGTAAATAAAAATGTAAGCGGTTCCAATAATGGAACAAGCTGGACTAATGCCTGGCAATCATTTTCTGTTATAAATTGGAGTTCCATTCAGCCAGGTGACTATATTTATATATCTGGCGGTACAGATTCTTTAGTATATAATGGACCACTTTCACCTAATTGTAGTGGAAATTCTGTTAATTGGATAACAATTATTGCTGGTAAGTATGCTCCATCGCCTTCCGGACATTCGGGCAGAGTAATAATAGATGGTAATAATCACAACCAATCAGCTATCACTTTTGGCGATGGTTCTGGTTCAAATCCGAGTTATATCACTATCAAAGGTATTGAGACAAGAAATGTGGAATCAGGTGTATATGCTAACTTTGATAATTTCCATAGAGGGATTAAGATTGATTCCTGTATGATATATGGTTTTAACGGGGCTGGGATACAATTTGAAACAGGCGAAGTTGGTTATCAAAATGCGGATAGTGTTTTTATTGAGAATTGCAGAATAGTTTCTCCTGATTATATTGGAGGGGAATCAGATGGAATCCAAATAAAAGGAGCTTCCAGAGTTTTTATTAATAATAACTATATAAGAATACCTAATCAAGACCCTGTTCAACACGTTGATGCAATTCAGGCTTATTTGGGAAATGGATTTGTAATCACTAATAACATTCTTATAAATGATTCGGTTTATAGTCCTGAGGGTGGAGGAATACCAATTATTCTTGGATCAGAAGGCTCTAATCCGGTTATAATATATAATAACTTTTGTTATATGGGTGGTGTTTGGTATTCAGGTGGAAACTGGGCAGGAACACTTATGACACGCTGGTATGATCACAACCCTATGCCCCCAACCTGGATACTCAATAATACAGTTGTTTCGAACGGACCAAGAGTAAGAGGTATCTGGTTAGAATATTCAACTCCAACAACCACAACTGTAATAAATAATATAATAGCACAATACAGCACTACCACAAGCGGGGTACTTGATAATTTCGATAATAGTACCGGTTCAAATCTTCGTGTAGATAGCATAAGAAATAATTTATTCTATCATAGCTGGGAGGGTGACGTAGGGTTTGGAGGTAATGTTACTGGAAATGGAAACACTGGCCAACCAACAGGATGGTCTGACTGGGTAAATAATTATGGAGGAACAGGAGTAAAAGGGAATCCACTGCTTGTAAGCAACATTGGTCACGAACCAGACCAAGGGTTACTTAATGGAGAATTACAATCTGGTTCACCTGCTATAAATCAAGGCGAAGATATTGAGTGGTTGCTAAACCGTCTCAATACAACTTATGTATTAAATGGCAGATTGCAATGGAATGACATAAATGGAAATCCAAGAGATAATACTCCTACTATTGGTGCTTATGAATATGATGCCGGACCAGATTTGACTCCACCCAGAGTAACCGGGGCAACTTTGCCGGACTCTATAACTTTGGTTGTGAATTTCTCAGAATCATTAGACCAAGCAACAGCTGAGAACGAAAACAATTATTCTATAACTAATAACATCAATGTCCTTAGCGCATCAGTATCTGGTTCAAAGGTCACTCTTCAAACGTCTCCCCATTCTCCGGGTTTATATGTAGTTACAGTTGTTAATGTTGAGGATGTTGCCGGCAATTCCGTTGACCCTGTACATAACACTACCCAGTATGAACATATAGTCTTACCACCCGATACGTTAATGAGGTTTCCTATAGTAGATGTAGAGGGAATAATAATAGAGCCTAACCATACACCAGAAAAGACAATTGATGGGCTGGGTGCACTTAGTGGAGATCCAGACTCAAGATGGGCGGCAGAACCGATGCCCGAGGAATTAACATTTGATCTGGGTGCAATTAGGACAGTATGTAAAACCAAACTATCCTTTTATAATTGGAATGCTGGAAGGGTTTATGATTACTCAATATCTATTTCAAGTGATAATAATAACTGGATTACCATCGTATCCCAAGCAACATCCGTCTCCAATGAGGAATGGACTGTTGAGGAATTTTCACCGGTTGATGCAAGATATGTACGAGTTCATTTTATTAATAACAATCAAAGTACCTGGGCAGGGTTATGGGAAGCTGAAATTTGGGGAGTTGATGGTCCCACTGTAGTTGATCCATCTAACAATAACTTGCCTAAAGGATTTGCTTTGAAACAAAATTATCCTAACCCATTTAATCCTTCTACAACAATTCACTATTCAATTCCCTCATCTTCATTTGTAACATTAGCTATATATGATGTTTTGGGAAATGAAGTTGCGATACTAGTTAGTGAAGAGAAATCTAAAGGAAGCTATGAAGTTAACTTTTCCACTACAGGTGGATCTTCATTTGGAGGAGAAGTATATAGTCTAACGAGCGGAATATACTTTTACAGATTACAAGCAGGTTCCTTTGTGGATACTAAGAAAATGATTTTGTTGAAATAA
- a CDS encoding discoidin domain-containing protein: protein MKLRGFFKSYQINRLSFAVVLFLLLSHPLYATNWYVNKNVSGSNNGTSWTNAWQSFSVINWSSIQPGDYIYISGGTDSLVYNGPLSPNCSGNSVNWITIIAGKYAPSPSGHSGRVIIDGNNHNQSAITFGDGSGSNPSYITIKGIETRNVESGVYANFDNFHRGIKIDSCMIYGFNGAGIQFETGEVGYQNADSVFIENCRIVSPDYIGGESDGIQIKGASRVFINNNYIRIPNQDPVQHVDAIQAYLGNGFVITNNILINDSVYSPEGGGIPIILGSEGSNPVIIYNNFCYMGGVWYSGGNWAGTLMTRWYDHNPMPPTWILNNTVVSNGPRVRGIWLEYSTPTTTTVINNIIAQYSTTTSGVLDNFDNSTGSNLRVDSIRNNLFYHSWEGDVGFGGNVTGNGNTGQPTGWSDWVNNYGGTGVKGNPLLVSNIGHEPDQGLLNGELQSGSPAINQGEDIEWLLNRLNTTYVLNGRLQWNDINGNPRDNTPTIGAYEYDAGPDLTPPRVTGATLPDSITLVVNFSESLDQATAENENNYSITNNINVLSASVSGSKVTLQTSPHSPGLYVVTVVNVEDVAGNSVDPVHNTTQYEHIVLPPDTLMRFPIVDVEGIIIEPNHTPEKTIDGLGALSGDPDSRWAAEPMPEELTFDLGAIRTVCKTKLSFYNWNAGRVYDYSISISSDNNNWITIVSQATSVSNEEWTVEEFSPVDARYVRVHFINNNQSTWAGLWEAEIWGVGSVPVELISFNAEYYDDNVILEWITATETNNQGYEIQRKQENSEWENIGFIEGHGTTTEQKEYSYIDDISLVQSSALVYRLKQIDFDGSFEYSKVVELEITPTKYELSQNYPNPFNLSTTIKFSLPEKTHLKINVYNMLGEHVETLVEGTYEAGNYRVNFDASDLSSGAYIYRVESDAFVQVKKMILLR from the coding sequence ATGAAATTACGAGGATTTTTCAAAAGCTATCAAATAAATAGATTATCATTTGCGGTAGTTTTATTTCTATTATTATCACATCCATTATATGCAACAAATTGGTATGTAAATAAAAATGTAAGCGGTTCCAATAATGGAACAAGCTGGACTAATGCCTGGCAATCATTTTCTGTTATAAATTGGAGTTCCATTCAGCCAGGTGACTATATTTATATATCTGGCGGTACAGATTCTTTAGTATATAATGGACCACTTTCACCTAATTGTAGTGGAAATTCTGTTAATTGGATAACAATTATTGCTGGTAAGTATGCTCCATCGCCTTCCGGACATTCGGGCAGAGTAATAATAGATGGTAATAATCACAACCAATCAGCTATCACTTTTGGCGATGGTTCTGGTTCAAATCCGAGTTATATCACTATCAAAGGTATTGAGACAAGAAATGTGGAATCAGGTGTATATGCTAACTTTGATAATTTCCATAGAGGGATTAAGATTGATTCCTGTATGATATATGGTTTTAACGGGGCTGGGATACAATTTGAAACAGGCGAAGTTGGTTATCAAAATGCGGATAGTGTTTTTATTGAGAATTGCAGAATAGTTTCTCCTGATTATATTGGAGGGGAATCAGATGGAATCCAAATAAAAGGAGCTTCCAGAGTTTTTATTAATAATAACTATATAAGAATACCTAATCAAGACCCTGTTCAACACGTTGATGCAATTCAGGCTTATTTGGGAAATGGATTTGTAATCACTAATAACATTCTTATAAATGATTCGGTTTATAGTCCTGAGGGTGGAGGAATACCAATTATTCTTGGATCAGAAGGCTCTAATCCGGTTATAATATATAATAACTTTTGTTATATGGGTGGTGTTTGGTATTCAGGTGGAAACTGGGCAGGAACACTTATGACACGCTGGTATGATCACAACCCTATGCCCCCAACCTGGATACTCAATAATACAGTTGTTTCGAACGGACCAAGAGTAAGAGGTATCTGGTTAGAATATTCAACTCCAACAACCACAACTGTAATAAATAATATAATAGCACAATACAGCACTACCACAAGCGGGGTACTTGATAATTTCGATAATAGTACCGGTTCAAATCTTCGTGTAGATAGCATAAGAAATAATTTATTCTATCATAGCTGGGAGGGTGACGTAGGGTTTGGAGGTAATGTTACTGGAAATGGAAACACTGGCCAACCAACAGGATGGTCTGACTGGGTAAATAATTATGGAGGAACAGGAGTAAAAGGGAATCCACTGCTTGTAAGCAACATTGGTCACGAACCAGACCAAGGGTTACTTAATGGAGAATTACAATCTGGTTCACCTGCTATAAATCAAGGCGAAGATATTGAGTGGTTGCTAAACCGTCTCAATACAACTTATGTATTAAATGGCAGATTGCAATGGAATGACATAAATGGAAATCCAAGAGATAATACTCCTACTATTGGTGCTTATGAATATGATGCCGGACCAGATTTGACTCCACCCAGAGTAACCGGGGCAACTTTGCCGGACTCTATAACTTTGGTTGTGAATTTCTCAGAATCATTAGACCAAGCAACAGCTGAGAACGAAAACAATTATTCTATAACTAATAACATCAATGTCCTTAGCGCATCAGTATCTGGTTCAAAGGTCACTCTTCAAACGTCTCCCCATTCTCCGGGTTTATATGTAGTTACAGTTGTTAATGTTGAGGATGTTGCCGGCAATTCCGTTGACCCTGTACATAACACTACCCAGTATGAACATATAGTCTTACCACCCGATACGTTAATGAGGTTTCCTATAGTAGATGTAGAGGGAATAATAATAGAGCCTAACCATACACCAGAAAAGACAATTGATGGGCTGGGTGCACTTAGTGGAGATCCAGACTCAAGATGGGCGGCAGAACCGATGCCCGAGGAATTAACATTTGATCTGGGTGCAATTAGGACAGTATGTAAAACCAAACTATCCTTTTATAATTGGAATGCTGGAAGGGTTTATGATTACTCAATATCTATTTCAAGTGATAATAATAACTGGATTACCATCGTATCCCAAGCAACATCCGTCTCCAATGAGGAATGGACTGTTGAGGAATTTTCACCGGTTGATGCAAGATATGTACGAGTTCATTTTATTAATAACAATCAAAGTACCTGGGCAGGGTTATGGGAAGCTGAAATTTGGGGAGTTGGTTCAGTACCGGTCGAGTTGATTTCTTTTAATGCTGAATATTATGATGACAATGTAATCCTTGAGTGGATTACGGCTACTGAAACAAATAACCAAGGTTATGAAATTCAAAGAAAGCAAGAAAACTCAGAATGGGAAAATATTGGTTTTATTGAAGGTCATGGAACAACAACAGAACAAAAAGAATATTCTTACATTGATGATATAAGCTTAGTTCAGTCATCAGCTCTTGTTTATCGATTAAAGCAAATTGATTTTGATGGGAGCTTTGAGTACTCAAAAGTTGTTGAATTAGAGATAACACCAACTAAATACGAATTATCACAGAACTATCCTAATCCATTTAACTTGAGCACAACAATTAAGTTCTCTCTTCCAGAGAAAACACATCTAAAAATTAATGTTTACAACATGCTTGGTGAACATGTCGAAACACTTGTAGAAGGGACTTACGAAGCAGGAAATTATAGAGTTAATTTTGATGCAAGTGATTTATCAAGCGGCGCATACATCTACAGAGTTGAAAGTGATGCATTCGTTCAAGTTAAGAAAATGATTCTCCTTCGATAA
- a CDS encoding T9SS type A sorting domain-containing protein, producing MLKRVFKHKVTFNASSLPSGAYIYRIESNGFTQVRKMILLK from the coding sequence TTGTTAAAACGGGTATTCAAGCATAAAGTAACATTTAATGCTTCTTCGCTTCCAAGTGGAGCTTACATATACAGAATTGAAAGCAATGGATTTACTCAGGTTAGAAAGATGATTTTATTGAAATAA
- a CDS encoding polysaccharide deacetylase family protein translates to MRQKMILLVMMLLFGSSYSNAQSGSVVSFAYDDGYPSWWDLGFPLYQEYGFPAVGWINAVTWWMQGADYHALDRLKIMHKAGWEIGNHTYTHADPITEAEVSDMKDWLDSRGFLNAGFQSPRNDWSHNYVNIVRKYHPYYSAGTGNYNQNEEGMSHPYDIYF, encoded by the coding sequence ATGAGACAAAAAATGATTTTATTAGTAATGATGTTACTGTTCGGTTCCAGTTATTCAAACGCGCAGTCTGGTTCGGTAGTTTCCTTTGCCTACGATGACGGATATCCTTCCTGGTGGGATCTCGGGTTTCCTTTATATCAGGAGTACGGATTTCCGGCAGTTGGTTGGATAAATGCAGTTACCTGGTGGATGCAGGGTGCTGACTACCATGCCTTGGATCGTTTAAAGATTATGCATAAAGCCGGCTGGGAGATAGGCAATCATACATATACTCATGCTGATCCGATTACAGAAGCTGAGGTTAGCGATATGAAAGACTGGCTGGATTCTCGTGGATTTCTGAATGCTGGATTTCAATCACCTCGCAATGATTGGAGTCATAACTACGTTAATATTGTTAGAAAGTACCACCCTTATTATTCTGCAGGCACAGGTAACTATAATCAAAACGAAGAAGGGATGTCTCACCCATATGACATATACTTTTAA
- a CDS encoding T9SS type A sorting domain-containing protein — protein MNNYGFNVERRIKDGEWNKIGFVEGNGNSNSPKQYSYVDKDLFAGGSKLQYRLKQVDSDGQFEYSDAVEIEIVPTEYELSQNYPNPFNPSTTIRFSLPKETQLKINIYNMLGELVQILAEGKYEAGYHKVTFNASSLPSGAYIYRIESSNFVQVRKMVLIK, from the coding sequence GTGAACAATTACGGGTTCAATGTCGAAAGAAGAATAAAAGATGGAGAATGGAATAAAATAGGTTTTGTAGAAGGAAACGGCAACTCAAACTCACCAAAGCAGTACAGCTATGTTGATAAAGATCTATTTGCAGGCGGCAGCAAGCTTCAGTATCGGTTAAAACAGGTTGATTCAGATGGTCAGTTTGAGTATTCAGATGCTGTTGAAATAGAAATAGTACCAACTGAGTATGAGCTTTCACAGAATTATCCTAATCCATTTAACCCGAGCACAACAATCAGGTTCTCCCTTCCAAAGGAGACGCAGTTAAAAATTAATATTTACAATATGCTGGGTGAACTTGTACAAATACTTGCAGAGGGTAAATACGAAGCTGGTTATCATAAAGTAACATTTAATGCTTCTTCGCTTCCAAGTGGAGCTTACATATACAGAATTGAAAGCAGCAATTTTGTTCAGGTAAGAAAAATGGTGTTGATAAAATAA
- a CDS encoding T9SS type A sorting domain-containing protein produces the protein MKKLYLYTFVFILSSFNTYPQWVNQNPVPDVNDLWSTFFVDNNTGWIVGSGGFIKKTTNAGDEWILQNSGTTSILKSVTFVDQNNGWICGEGGLILNTIDGGANWEVQLSGTTEHLSDIYFYDTNIGYAVGFGGTIIKTTNGGSSWTNLSSGTTNDLYSMDFIDAYIGYAAGEVNETHSVIKTTDGGATWIDKSSGFPRTSGKCLAVEFIDASTGFIGGGDYSGFLYKTTDGGDTWNSSLSQFPSKLNEIDVKEQLSVYPYTAGITSICFSDTDNGWYVRWTGMDNYIYSTTDGGITWKYQRSWVEHSLLSVFVTQNGTGLAVGSSGLIYLKAESDTYWSRLLSGTNDNVQSVYFVDKNIGWAGGTRWGNPYKGVILKTTNGGKQWKTQLDAQSIDSYSRCFYFINESLGWLAKSHSIPQETGAGIFRTTDGGENWVSIYPGGDFSSVFFINQDTGWVTSDYSSSSQYGIYKSTDGGVTLEKKSSVNSSSIYFSDFYNGWSAGPGGILKSTDGGETWNSKSSLTGSNIKFFDQNVGMCVGGGDILVSTDGGETWSAKSGPLLRSINFINSTTIWGYTSEGTVYKTTNFGDSWNALNVGLGIGNSAFFVDEYTGWVGGASGTMFNYSVEPILSLTSPNGGEVWKSGWQRNITWTSENISNVNLYYSTNGGGDWNTIATNVDASSGNYSWTVPTLNWFLNFNCKVKIEDASNSSVYDESANNFIIWHFCNIIQYANLGQRIIDFLETNIDISMNVTTADNISVNFYPYESPVFGTPPAGIDFVSEYYWQVSSPAINFNNGKIIVPISTLRGVTDASKLVWLKRTNPGDAWENIGGFVSGENFESIVLFNSFSEFAIGSTDDPLPVELSSFTATAKTDQIMLKWETKTETNNYGFDVERKTNETWKKIGFVEGNGNSSSQKQYSFTDNKLIEATNFQYRLKQMDNDGKYEYSAVVEVKVVPTEYALHQNYPNPFNPNTVIEFLLPENVNNVRLSIYNALGEKVSELVNTALEAGKYSYRWNAQNVATGIYIYELRTDNFVSVKKMLLVK, from the coding sequence ATGAAAAAGTTATATCTATATACGTTTGTATTTATTCTTTCATCCTTTAACACATACCCCCAATGGGTAAACCAAAATCCTGTCCCGGATGTCAATGACCTTTGGTCTACTTTTTTTGTAGACAATAATACAGGTTGGATTGTTGGATCAGGTGGTTTTATAAAAAAGACTACTAATGCTGGTGATGAATGGATTTTACAAAATAGCGGAACAACTTCTATTCTAAAATCAGTAACGTTCGTTGATCAAAACAATGGCTGGATATGTGGAGAAGGAGGACTAATACTTAATACTATTGATGGAGGAGCTAATTGGGAGGTGCAGCTAAGTGGTACGACGGAACATCTATCAGATATTTATTTTTATGATACTAATATTGGTTATGCTGTAGGATTTGGAGGCACAATAATAAAGACCACTAATGGTGGTTCATCCTGGACAAACCTATCTTCTGGAACGACTAATGATTTATACTCAATGGATTTTATTGATGCTTATATTGGCTACGCTGCTGGAGAAGTGAATGAAACACATTCAGTGATTAAAACAACAGATGGTGGAGCCACTTGGATTGATAAGTCAAGTGGATTTCCTCGAACGAGTGGCAAATGTCTTGCTGTTGAATTTATTGATGCAAGTACAGGGTTTATTGGTGGGGGTGATTATAGTGGTTTTTTATACAAGACAACAGATGGAGGAGATACTTGGAATTCATCTTTATCACAATTTCCATCAAAACTAAATGAGATAGATGTTAAAGAACAGCTTAGTGTTTATCCATATACTGCTGGAATTACTTCTATTTGTTTCAGTGATACAGATAACGGCTGGTATGTAAGATGGACTGGAATGGACAATTATATTTATTCAACTACTGATGGTGGAATAACCTGGAAGTACCAAAGAAGTTGGGTGGAACATTCATTATTATCTGTTTTTGTAACACAAAATGGAACTGGATTAGCAGTTGGTTCAAGCGGGCTGATTTACTTGAAAGCAGAGAGTGATACTTATTGGTCGCGATTGTTAAGCGGGACGAATGATAACGTCCAATCTGTTTATTTTGTAGATAAAAATATTGGTTGGGCTGGAGGAACTCGTTGGGGAAATCCTTATAAGGGAGTGATATTAAAAACAACCAACGGTGGAAAACAATGGAAAACTCAGTTGGATGCCCAAAGTATCGACAGCTATTCACGTTGTTTTTATTTTATAAATGAATCGTTAGGATGGCTTGCTAAATCCCATTCAATTCCTCAAGAAACGGGAGCGGGAATTTTCCGAACGACAGATGGAGGGGAGAATTGGGTTTCGATATATCCTGGTGGTGATTTTTCTTCAGTATTTTTTATTAATCAAGATACAGGCTGGGTAACGAGTGATTATAGTAGCAGTTCTCAATATGGAATTTATAAGTCAACTGATGGTGGTGTTACTCTGGAGAAGAAAAGTTCGGTCAATAGTTCAAGTATCTACTTTTCGGATTTTTATAATGGTTGGTCTGCTGGTCCAGGCGGTATATTAAAATCTACAGATGGTGGAGAAACCTGGAATAGTAAATCGAGTTTGACAGGTTCCAATATTAAATTTTTTGATCAAAATGTTGGAATGTGTGTCGGAGGAGGGGACATATTAGTTTCAACCGATGGTGGTGAAACCTGGAGTGCCAAAAGTGGTCCTTTACTTCGATCTATCAACTTTATAAATTCAACAACAATCTGGGGTTATACTTCTGAAGGAACAGTATATAAGACAACTAATTTTGGTGATAGTTGGAACGCACTTAATGTTGGTTTAGGTATTGGAAATAGTGCATTCTTCGTCGACGAATACACGGGCTGGGTTGGTGGAGCAAGTGGTACAATGTTTAATTATTCAGTCGAGCCAATATTGTCATTGACTTCACCAAATGGTGGAGAGGTTTGGAAATCAGGTTGGCAAAGGAATATAACCTGGACAAGTGAAAATATCTCTAATGTCAACTTATATTATTCAACAAATGGTGGCGGTGACTGGAATACAATAGCAACAAATGTAGACGCAAGCAGTGGCAATTATAGCTGGACGGTTCCAACTTTAAATTGGTTTCTTAATTTTAATTGTAAAGTTAAAATTGAAGACGCGTCAAATTCCAGTGTCTATGATGAAAGTGCTAATAATTTTATAATTTGGCATTTTTGCAACATAATCCAATACGCAAATTTAGGTCAGCGAATTATTGATTTTCTTGAAACCAATATCGATATATCTATGAATGTGACCACAGCTGATAATATTTCCGTTAACTTTTATCCTTATGAGTCTCCAGTCTTTGGAACCCCACCAGCAGGAATTGATTTTGTAAGTGAGTATTATTGGCAAGTATCTTCTCCTGCGATAAACTTTAATAATGGTAAAATAATAGTTCCTATTTCAACACTACGCGGTGTTACAGATGCATCTAAACTCGTATGGCTTAAAAGAACTAACCCGGGTGATGCTTGGGAAAATATTGGCGGATTTGTTTCTGGAGAGAATTTTGAGAGTATCGTTTTATTTAATTCATTTTCTGAATTTGCAATTGGCTCTACTGATGATCCTTTACCAGTAGAACTATCCTCATTTACAGCAACAGCTAAAACAGATCAAATAATGCTTAAGTGGGAAACTAAAACAGAAACAAATAATTATGGATTTGATGTTGAAAGAAAGACTAATGAAACCTGGAAGAAGATTGGATTTGTAGAAGGCAATGGTAACAGTAGTTCACAAAAACAATATTCATTTACAGATAACAAGCTAATTGAAGCAACCAATTTCCAATATAGATTAAAGCAAATGGACAATGATGGTAAATATGAATACTCAGCTGTGGTAGAGGTTAAAGTAGTTCCAACAGAATATGCTTTGCATCAGAACTATCCAAATCCATTTAATCCAAATACAGTAATTGAGTTTTTATTACCAGAGAATGTCAATAACGTGCGGTTATCTATTTACAATGCATTGGGAGAAAAGGTATCAGAGTTGGTCAATACAGCATTAGAAGCCGGAAAGTATAGCTATCGATGGAATGCACAAAATGTAGCAACAGGAATATATATCTATGAGTTAAGGACTGACAATTTTGTTTCGGTCAAGAAGATGTTACTTGTGAAATAA
- a CDS encoding T9SS type A sorting domain-containing protein yields the protein MILIPPGIFVLRQNYPNPFNPNTKIRYEIAKESKVVIKIFDILGAELLTLLEEEKKPGVYEIELNTQSLPSGIYIYRIVAGEFTETKKMVLMK from the coding sequence TTGATCTTAATCCCGCCAGGAATATTTGTTCTTAGACAGAACTATCCAAATCCATTTAACCCAAATACAAAAATTAGATACGAAATTGCGAAGGAGAGTAAAGTAGTTATTAAAATCTTCGACATACTTGGAGCCGAATTATTAACTTTACTTGAGGAGGAAAAGAAACCTGGTGTATATGAAATAGAGTTAAATACACAAAGTTTACCGAGCGGAATATACATTTATAGAATTGTAGCGGGAGAATTTACTGAAACAAAGAAAATGGTTTTGATGAAGTGA